In Sparus aurata chromosome 3, fSpaAur1.1, whole genome shotgun sequence, the following are encoded in one genomic region:
- the LOC115578775 gene encoding synaptic vesicle glycoprotein 2A-like yields MEDGYQNRTAFIKGAKDIAKEVKRQASKKVGRSVDRVTDEYSKRSYSRFEEDDDDDYPVQGSQDGYYREDSQAANDDEGGHSDSTEGHDEDDEIYEGEYQGIPRADSGKGSLAGGPGSVRAGAQQFKDVGVSEAERRKDQEELAQQYETILQECGHGKFQWTLYFVLGLALMADGVEIFVVGFVLPSAEKDMCLSEPNKSMLGLIVYFGMMVGAFLWGALADRIGRRQSLLISLSINSVFSFFSSFVQGYSTFLFCRLLSGVGIGGSIPIVFSYYSEFLAQEKRGEHLSWLCMFWMIGGIYASAMAWAIIPHYGWSFQMGSAYQFHSWRVFVLVCAFPCVAAISALSAMPESPRFYLENGKHDEGWMILKQVHDTNMRAKGHPEKVFSVTTIKTVKQMDELVDTGTDTPVWQRYRLKIMSLSQQIKNNILATFNPEYKRTTFMLMAVWFTMSFSYYGLTVWFPDMIKYIQKQEYESRTKTFTKERVEHVTFNFTLENQVHRQGHYFNDKFLNLKMKSMVFEDSTFEECYFEDITSTHTLFRNCTFIASLFYNTDLFKYRFVDCKLVNSTFLHNKEGCMLDFSDDFNNAYMIYFVNFLGTLAVLPGNIVSALLMDKIGRLRMLAGSSVISCVSCFFLMFGNSESGMIALLCLFGGISIASWNALDVITVELYPSDKRCTAFGFLNALCKLAAVLGISIFQSFVGITKAVPIIFAAGALAAGSFLATKLPETRGQVLQ; encoded by the exons ATGGAGGACGGTTACCAAAACCGGACTGCATTCATAAAAGGTGCCAAAGACATTGCCAAAGAAGTCAAGCGGCAAGCATCTAAGAAGGTTGGCCGTTCAGTGGATCGGGTGACCGATGAGTATAGCAAGCGCTCCTACAGCCGCtttgaagaagatgatgatgatgactacCCTGTGCAGGGAAGCCAGGATGGCTACTACCGCGAAGACAGCCAGGCAGCTAATGATGACGAGGGCGGCCACAGTGACTCAACAGAGGGTCACGATGAGGATGATGAAATCTATGAAGGCGAATACCAGGGGATACCCAGGGCTGATTCGGGCAAAGGCAGCCTGGCTGGAGGCCCGGGCTCGGTGAGGGCCGGCGCTCAGCAGTTCAAAGATGTCGGAGTGTCTGAGGCCGAGAGGAGGAAGGACCAGGAAGAGCTGGCTCAACAGTACGAGACCATTTTACAAGAATGTGGTCACGGGAAGTTCCAGTGGACCTTGTACTTTGTGCTGGGGCTGGCTCTCATGGCGGATGGTGTGGAGATCTTCGTGGTTGGGTTCGTCCTGCCCAGCGCTGAGAAGGATATGTGCCTGTCTGAACCTAACAAGAGCATGCTAG GTCTGATTGTATATTTTGGGATGATGGTTGGGGCTTTCCTCTGGGGGGCTCTGGCTGACCGGATAGGCCGTCGGCAGTctcttctcatctctctctccatcaatagtgtcttctccttcttctcctccttcgtCCAGGGATACAGCACCTTTCTGTTTTGCCGGCTCCTCTCCGGCGTCGG GATCGGTGGCTCAATTCCCATTGTGTTTTCCTACTATTCTGAATTTCTGGCCCAAGAGAAGCGTGGCGAGCACCTCAGCTGGCTCTGCATGTTCTGGATGATTGGGGGCATATACGCATCTGCAATGGCCTGGGCTATTATCCCACATTATG GATGGAGTTTCCAGATGGGCTCAGCGTATCAGTTCCACAGCtggcgtgtgtttgtgttggtgtgtgcgtTTCCTTGTGTCGCAGCCATCTCTGCCCTCAGCGCCATGCCGGAGAGCCCACGCTTCTACTTGGAG aATGGCAAACACGATGAAGGCTGGATGATTCTGAAGCAAGTCCACGACACTAACATGCGAGCAAAGGGACACCCGGAGAAGGTGTTTTCT GTCACCACAATTAAGACTGTGAAACAGATGGATGAGTTGGTGGACACCGGCACCGACACTCCAGTCTGGCAGCGCTACAGGCTGAAGATCATGAGCCTCTCCCAACAG ATAAAGAACAACATCCTCGCCACCTTCAACCCAGAATATAAACGGACGACCTTCATGCTCATGGCTGTTTGGTTCACCATGTCTTTCAG CTACTACGGTCTGACAGTGTGGTTCCCAGACATGATCAAATACATCCAGAAGCAGGAGTACGAGTCACGCACAAAGACCTTCACTAAGGAGCGAGTGGAGCACGTCACTTTTAACTTCACCCTGGAAAACCAAGTGCATCGCCAGGGACACTACTTCAATGACAA GTTCCTCAACCTGAAGATGAAGTCAATGGTGTTTGAAGACTCTACGTTTGAGGAGTGCTACTTTGAGGAcatcacctccacacacaccttGTTCAGGAACTGCACCTTCATTGCAAGTTTGTTCTATAACACAG ATTTGTTCAAATACAGGTTTGTCGACTGTAAACTGGTCAACAGCACGTTCCTCCACAACAAGGAGGGCTGCATGCTCGACTTCAGCGATGACTTCAACAATGCCTACATGATATACTTCGTCAACTTCCTCGGCACGTTGGCAGTGTTGCCTGGCAACATCGTGTCGGCTCTATTAATGGACAAAATTGGGCGTTTAAGAATGCTGG CGGGATCCAGCGTCATATCTTGTGTCAGCTGTTTCTTCCTGATGTTTGGCAACAGCGAGTCAGGGATGATCGCCCTCCTGTGCCTGTTTGGCGGCATCAGCATCGCCTCATGGAACGCCCTGGATGTGATAACAGTGGAGCTCTACCCCTCAGATAAAAG GTGCACAGCGTTTGGTTTCCTGAATGCCCTCTGCAAGCTTGCGGCCGTCCTGGGCATCAGCATCTTCCAGTCATTCGTCGGCATCACCAAAGCCGTGCCCATCATATTCGCTGCCGGCGCCCTCGCCGCAGGTAGTTTCCTTGCAACAAAGTTGCCTGAAACACGAGGCCAAGTGTTGCAGTAA
- the LOC115579446 gene encoding cathepsin S-like produces MFRSLLLTILCGFAVAVINSELDRHWELWKKMHNKVYSHQIEELGRRRIWEENLEMINVHNLEASLGLHTYELAMNHLGDLTTEEILSNLTGTVVPPNLESGPSNYVGVNVSLPQSVDWRDEGLVTEVKMQASCGSCWAFSAVGALEGQLKKSTGVLTSLSPQNLVDCSQKFGNHGCNGGFMTSAFQYVIENEGIDSDAAYPYVGQGGNCKYDPKNRAATCSSYISLPKGDEHALKEALASVGPISVAIDASRSKFAFYRHGVYRDHKCSHHVNHGVLAVGYGTEKRHDYWLVKNSWGVTYGDEGYIKMARNERNQCGIALYASYPVM; encoded by the exons atgtttcggAGCCTGCTTTTGACCATCCTGTGTGGATTTGCAGTGGCCGTCATCAACTCGGAACTGGACCGACACTGGGAGCTATGGAAGAAGATGCATAATAAGGTCTACTCTCACCAG ATTGAGGAGTTGGGTCGCAGGCGGATATGGGAAGAAAACTTGGAGATGATTAATGTCCATAACCTGGAAGCCTCTCTTGGCTTGCACACCTATGAGCTGGCAATGAACCACCTGGGAGACCTG ACCACCGAGGAGATCCTAAGCAACTTGACGGGCACAGTTGTGCCCCCTAACCTAGAGAGCGGTCCTTCCAACTATGTCGGGGTCAACGTCTCTCTGCCGCAATCAGTGGACTGGAGGGATGAAGGCCTGGTAACTGAGGTCAAAATGCAG GCTTCTTGTGGCTCTTGTTGGGCCTTCAGTGCAGTTGGAGCACTGGAGGGGCAGCTCAAGAAGTCCACAGGTGTCCTGACTAGCCTCAGTCCTCAGAACCTGGTGGATTGCTCGCAAAAATTTGGAAACCACGGGTGCAACGGTGGCTTCATGACGAGCGCCTTCCAATACGTCATTGAAAACGAAGGCATAGATTCTGATGCAGCCTACCCTTACGTCGGCCAG ggTGGTAACTGCAAGTATGACCCCAAAAATCGGGCCGCTACCTGCTCAAGTTACATCTCTTTACCGAAGGGGGATGAACATGCATTAAAGGAAGCTTTGGCCAGCGTTGGGCCCATCTCTGTAGCAATTGATGCCTCCAGGTCCAAGTTTGCCTTCTATCGTCACG GTGTTTACAGGGACCATAAGTGCAGCCATCATGTGAATCATGGAGTGCTGGCTGTGGGCTACGGCACTGAGAAGAGACACGATTACTGGCTGGTCAAAAACAG TTGGGGTGTAACCTACGGAGATGAAGGCTACATCAAGATGGCTCGAAACGAGCGCAACCAGTGTGGCATCGCTCTCTACGCTTCTTACCCCGTCATGTAA
- the ctss1 gene encoding cathepsin S, ortholog 1, translating into MHIVCALLLLDCLVLAQSSSALNKMWDEWKIKHRKVYDNQTEVVFRRAVWEKNVQLVLRHNQEASAGKHSFTMGLNHLADMTSEEVNEKLNGLKLEEPFNFGNDTFKGVNGLSIPQNVDWRKDGLVSPVMNQGLCGSCWAFSSMGALEGQMKKRTGVLVQLSPQNLVDCSTSEGNLGCRGGYISKSFSYVIRNGGVDSESSYPYEHKNGKCRYSVKGKAGYCSDFHILPKGDEKALQAVVGSVGPVSVAINAMLPSFHLYRGGLYNVPNCNPRFINHAVLVVGYGTDRGEDFWLVKNSWGTAWGEEGFVRIARNKKNLCGIASFGVYPTV; encoded by the exons ATGCACATCGTGTGTGCCCTGTTGCTTCTGGACTGCCTGGTCCTCGCCCAGTCTTCGTCCGCCTTGAATAAAATGTGGGACGAGTGGAAAATCAAACATCGGAAGGTTTATGACAATCAG ACTGAGGTCGTCTTCAGGAGAGCAGTGTGGGAGAAGAACGTGCAGTTGGTGTTGAGACACAACCAGGAGGCCTCGGCAGGAAAACACAGCTTCACAATGGGGCTCAATCATCTGGCTGACATG ACGAGTGAGGAAGTCAACGAGAAGCTGAACGGCCTGAAGCTGGAGGAGCCTTTTAACTTCGGAAATGACACTTTTAAGGGAGTGAATGGCTTATCGATACCTCAGAATGTGGACTGGAGGAAGGACGGCCTCGTCAGTCCAGTCATGAATCAG GGGCTATGTGGGTCCTGCTGGGCCTTCAGCTCTATGGGAGCTCTTGAGGGTCAAATGAAGAAGCGAACAGGGGTCCTTGTTCAGCTGAGCCCACAGAACCTGGTGGACTGCAGCACTAGTGAAGGTAACCTCGGCTGCAGAGGAGGATACATTTCCAAATCCTTCAGCTACGTCATCCGCAACGGAGGCGTCGACTCAGAGAGCTCCTACCCCTACGAACACAAG AACGGGAAATGTCGGTACTCTGTAAAGGGAAAGGCCGGCTACTGCTCCGATTTCCACATCCTCCCGAAAGGAGACGAGAAGGCTCTGCAGGCTGTGGTGGGGTCAGTGGGACCGGTCTCTGTGGCCATTAATGCCATGCTGCCGTCTTTTCATCTGTACAGAGGAG GTTTGTACAACGTACCCAACTGCAACCCAAGGTTCATAAATCACGCCGTCCTGGTCGTGGGCTACGGCACGGACAGAGGAGAAGACTTCTGGCTCGTGAAAAACAG TTGGGGAACAGCTTGGGGAGAAGAAGGCTTCGTTCGAATTGCCAGAAACAAGAAGAACCTCTGCGGGATTGCCAGCTTTGGAGTCTACCCTACAGTGTGA